One window of Brevibacillus choshinensis genomic DNA carries:
- a CDS encoding oligosaccharide flippase family protein produces MYLPPLLKDFFLRSGILSIVKLIGALGRITLFRLVGSEGIGLYQMAYAYYGLLITIITGGFASAVSLATAKDIQRGKQLFHFSLYLLAILGSSMGLLSYYCAPFVAELFGEKGLVRPIQFLAPAILLVPILSLMRGFLQGLQRYAYIALSELIEQVVRVVAMVFLTGLLMQKGLTEAVGGALFGAVLGAFIAFLFLLAPLLLPFPTVQMNHHSLPTSIPVFIMSCISIMGARIILPASDFIDSILVPNRLFLAGYSVQEATEIYGKFFGIVATVVFVPTLITGSISHIMLPRLTIAWETLNISGFIKKIKVAFNTTLLWGLSSSFFLVAYSHPISTLVIGNESLAQPIQYLSLAPLFASLRELSTTILWTMNVKGQPLKGLILATIFSSLINFFVIGIPGYSIAGIILGILCFEITSLTFNLTSLIRAIHPQKIGLSIVREIVVCISFLSCIHFAISLLYSHIIPIGSTFIQDAIMGLTFFILFPLYIYGHLTYIQRKS; encoded by the coding sequence GTGTACCTACCTCCACTCCTGAAGGACTTTTTTCTGCGGTCTGGTATCCTAAGCATTGTGAAGCTGATCGGTGCTTTGGGGCGAATTACATTATTTCGTTTAGTGGGTTCGGAAGGAATCGGACTTTATCAAATGGCTTATGCTTACTACGGTCTGTTAATTACTATTATAACCGGAGGATTTGCTTCAGCCGTCTCGTTAGCAACTGCAAAAGACATTCAAAGAGGCAAACAACTTTTTCACTTCTCATTGTACCTGCTTGCTATCCTCGGAAGCAGTATGGGTTTGTTATCCTATTATTGCGCCCCTTTTGTAGCGGAGCTTTTTGGAGAAAAGGGACTTGTTAGACCCATTCAATTTCTGGCGCCAGCCATTTTACTAGTACCCATTTTGAGCCTGATGAGGGGTTTCCTGCAAGGTTTACAACGTTACGCGTATATAGCTTTGTCAGAACTGATTGAGCAAGTCGTCCGTGTAGTAGCCATGGTTTTTTTAACTGGTCTTCTGATGCAAAAAGGGCTTACTGAAGCCGTAGGAGGGGCACTATTTGGTGCTGTACTAGGAGCCTTCATCGCGTTTTTATTTTTATTGGCTCCTTTGCTTCTCCCATTTCCAACCGTCCAGATGAATCATCATTCACTGCCAACTTCTATACCCGTATTCATCATGTCTTGTATCTCGATAATGGGGGCTCGAATCATTCTTCCAGCCTCCGACTTTATCGATTCCATACTCGTACCGAATCGGCTTTTTTTGGCTGGTTATTCGGTACAAGAAGCAACCGAGATTTATGGAAAATTCTTTGGTATCGTAGCTACTGTTGTTTTTGTACCCACACTTATTACAGGATCCATCAGTCACATTATGTTACCAAGGCTAACCATAGCATGGGAGACTTTAAATATTTCAGGATTTATCAAAAAGATTAAAGTAGCCTTTAATACGACTTTACTGTGGGGATTGTCCTCTTCCTTTTTTTTAGTTGCCTACTCCCATCCAATATCGACTCTTGTAATTGGGAACGAATCACTTGCACAACCTATCCAGTACCTTTCTTTGGCACCACTGTTTGCAAGTCTAAGAGAACTTTCTACTACCATTCTCTGGACAATGAATGTGAAGGGGCAACCGTTAAAGGGTCTTATTCTCGCCACGATTTTTTCAAGTTTGATCAATTTCTTTGTCATAGGAATTCCGGGATATAGTATTGCAGGTATTATCCTGGGGATTCTATGTTTTGAGATAACATCCTTGACGTTTAATCTTACTTCCCTGATTCGAGCCATACACCCGCAAAAAATAGGATTATCTATTGTTAGAGAAATTGTCGTTTGTATCTCTTTTCTTAGTTGTATACATTTTGCGATTTCGCTCCTCTACTCCCACATCATTCCAATTGGGTCTACTTTCATACAAGATGCGATCATGGGATTGACGTTTTTCATCTTATTTCCTCTCTATATTTATGGTCATCTTACATACATCCAGAGAAAATCGTAA
- a CDS encoding amidase domain-containing protein has protein sequence MKGFFQILFISYLFLLISMQAFALDDQNDDIQSFLHRLFAARIQLLVDKQYQNVQPFYLPTEKLSKLAFEHEKNRTIYMNKWAHARKVKFVNSSGVIRITRIKNTGDTARVSVMQSLQLTYQYQGQEQHTMGVGTRHVLTLKKNNGKWHVLKEWYLDPLDENPGLIPSSKSLQSTDMEMVGSAPNQKWRMKYNREKAVQYADKYAGLANKTGSNQRYNQKYMDYSFQGGDCTNFTSQVLGDQEEGGGLPMRPEWKYKYNQGGNTAWVRTDSLKNFLIRSGYGTLIARGTYDQVAKPTKKFPNTALAELKPGDVIGYEMKGDIDHFSVVTAQDSKGYILVNSHTADRYHVPWDLGWDKNTKFLLFRIGE, from the coding sequence GTGAAGGGGTTCTTCCAGATTTTATTCATTTCGTACTTGTTCTTACTGATCTCTATGCAAGCATTCGCTCTAGACGATCAGAATGATGACATACAATCTTTCCTCCATCGGTTATTTGCTGCACGTATTCAACTGCTTGTAGATAAACAATATCAAAATGTACAGCCGTTCTATTTACCTACAGAAAAACTAAGCAAGCTTGCATTCGAGCACGAAAAGAATAGAACCATTTACATGAACAAATGGGCTCATGCGCGAAAAGTAAAATTTGTGAATTCCTCCGGTGTTATCCGTATCACCAGAATAAAGAACACGGGCGATACAGCTCGGGTTTCCGTAATGCAATCCCTTCAACTCACATACCAATACCAGGGTCAGGAACAGCATACGATGGGGGTCGGCACGAGACACGTTTTAACTCTCAAGAAGAATAACGGAAAATGGCATGTTCTAAAAGAATGGTACCTTGATCCACTAGACGAAAACCCGGGACTCATCCCCTCGTCAAAATCTCTCCAATCAACGGATATGGAAATGGTAGGAAGTGCTCCGAATCAGAAATGGAGAATGAAATACAATCGTGAAAAAGCAGTTCAATACGCGGATAAATATGCGGGTCTCGCCAACAAGACGGGGAGCAATCAGCGATATAATCAAAAGTACATGGATTATTCTTTTCAGGGAGGAGATTGCACCAATTTTACCTCTCAAGTTTTAGGAGACCAAGAAGAGGGAGGAGGTCTCCCCATGCGCCCTGAATGGAAATATAAATACAACCAAGGTGGCAATACAGCATGGGTCCGTACTGATTCACTCAAAAACTTTTTAATCCGTAGCGGTTATGGCACATTAATTGCTCGAGGCACCTATGATCAGGTAGCGAAGCCTACGAAAAAATTTCCTAACACTGCGCTTGCTGAATTAAAGCCTGGAGACGTGATTGGCTATGAAATGAAGGGAGATATTGACCATTTTTCTGTTGTAACTGCACAGGATTCCAAAGGCTACATTCTGGTAAATTCCCATACTGCTGATCGATATCATGTGCCCTGGGATTTAGGCTGGGACAAAAATACGAAGTTTCTCTTGTTCCGCATCGGAGAATAG
- a CDS encoding polysaccharide deacetylase family protein, with protein sequence MKMKMIVISLCTAILVVGSVPVIAREERNRHYFEVRGEVVWEVPSKESVIALTFDDGPDPIYTPMIMDLLNQYNAKATFFAVGSRLAKHPGIGKTIVEHGHEIANHTFHHPNFKSISKEKIETEIRLTEETILKATGKHPTLFRSPAGIYNETIVNTVKKCGYLMIMWSWHQDTRDWSNPGVNKIVNKVLRNARKGDIVLFHDYRGNQTVKALQVILPELKKRGYRFVTVSELVQLQKINPVNKHPASLYFPFQCHL encoded by the coding sequence ATGAAAATGAAAATGATCGTTATCTCGCTTTGCACGGCGATTCTCGTCGTGGGAAGCGTACCCGTGATTGCCCGTGAAGAACGGAATCGACATTATTTCGAGGTTAGAGGAGAAGTTGTATGGGAGGTGCCTTCCAAAGAAAGTGTGATCGCTTTGACATTTGATGACGGTCCGGACCCCATATACACCCCGATGATCATGGACCTTTTAAACCAGTACAATGCTAAGGCAACCTTCTTTGCGGTTGGATCACGACTGGCAAAACATCCCGGGATCGGCAAAACGATTGTGGAACATGGCCACGAAATTGCAAACCATACATTTCATCATCCTAACTTCAAATCGATTTCGAAAGAAAAAATTGAAACTGAAATCAGACTTACTGAAGAGACCATCCTGAAGGCTACCGGAAAGCATCCTACACTATTTCGATCACCGGCTGGCATCTATAATGAAACGATTGTAAACACGGTAAAGAAGTGCGGTTATTTGATGATCATGTGGTCATGGCACCAGGATACTCGGGATTGGAGTAATCCAGGCGTGAACAAGATTGTAAATAAGGTGCTCCGGAATGCACGAAAAGGAGACATCGTCCTGTTTCACGATTATAGGGGAAATCAGACTGTGAAAGCCTTGCAAGTCATTTTGCCAGAATTGAAGAAACGGGGATACAGGTTTGTAACGGTATCAGAACTAGTACAGCTTCAGAAAATAAATCCTGTCAACAAACATCCAGCAAGCTTATATTTTCCGTTCCAATGTCATTTATAG
- the lgt gene encoding prolipoprotein diacylglyceryl transferase, which yields MHQYLAHIGSFPIRSYSLIFVLAIALGVGVTLTLAKLQKKEELGNHLMNLLVPMMVGAIIGSRFWAVFFFDWDFYSKHPGEIIAIWHGGLSIQGGIVGAILVGIWYVRKHNLSFWELADLCAPGLILGQSIGRDANLMNGDAFGDPTGSNFGILYPEGTNARATFGDQPLWPAEVWEGQMDIIIFALLLILMRKQLKRGYLFLAYNILYNLGRFLLELLRGDSPRYLFHWTAAQWTSVTVIILSLIAGVYLHFRSPQWKESAS from the coding sequence TTGCATCAATATCTCGCACACATTGGTTCTTTTCCTATACGGTCGTACAGCCTTATCTTTGTACTGGCGATCGCTCTGGGCGTAGGCGTGACTCTCACTTTAGCAAAGCTGCAAAAGAAAGAGGAGCTAGGCAATCACCTCATGAACCTGCTTGTCCCCATGATGGTTGGAGCTATCATCGGGTCGCGTTTTTGGGCCGTCTTTTTCTTCGATTGGGATTTTTACTCCAAGCATCCTGGGGAAATCATCGCGATTTGGCACGGTGGGCTGTCCATTCAGGGGGGAATCGTCGGGGCCATTCTGGTTGGGATCTGGTACGTCCGTAAGCATAATCTCTCATTCTGGGAATTGGCTGATTTATGTGCGCCTGGATTAATATTGGGGCAAAGCATTGGGCGAGATGCCAACCTGATGAACGGGGATGCCTTTGGAGACCCGACCGGAAGCAATTTCGGCATTTTGTACCCGGAAGGAACGAACGCTCGCGCTACTTTCGGCGATCAACCGTTGTGGCCTGCTGAAGTATGGGAAGGGCAAATGGATATCATCATCTTTGCGTTGCTCCTCATCCTCATGCGCAAACAACTCAAACGCGGGTATTTATTTCTCGCCTACAACATCCTCTACAACTTGGGACGCTTCCTGTTAGAGCTGTTGCGTGGTGACTCCCCCCGGTACCTGTTTCATTGGACGGCAGCTCAGTGGACCTCCGTCACTGTGATCATTCTCTCCTTGATCGCTGGAGTCTATTTGCATTTTCGCTCGCCACAATGGAAAGAAAGCGCCTCTTGA
- a CDS encoding MDR family MFS transporter: MTAYQKKITIALLIATFLSAIEVTIVSTAMPTIVNKLGGLELISWVYAVYLLTSAVTTPIFGKIADLFGRKKVFLVGCSLFLVGSMLCGLSQSMEQLILFRAIQGIGAGAVVPITFTIIGDIFTFEERARVQGLFASIWGVAGIFGPLVGGFFVDYVSWHWIFYINIPFGLLSIWLITKNLHENLEKRKRKIDYGGAITFTIGTTALLYALLSGGNEYAWNSAPILTLLIVTVVFLVVFFAIQKRHPEPMIPIQLFRIREVSLPNLISLLASAILIGITAYLPLWIQGVLEKGAIYSGLILMPMSIGWPIGSTVGGRLLVRYGAKPISFLGILFLVIGTFCLTFITISTPPWVILGIVFVMGLGFGLSITIFTIVVQSAVDWNLRGVATSSNTFLRTLGQTFGVAVMGTMLNQQIASHSEAGAQVPPAVLAAGIHQNFVLVTALALVCLVITFWIPKKKPQPAQGSH, from the coding sequence ATGACTGCTTATCAGAAAAAAATCACGATTGCGCTCTTGATCGCTACCTTTCTTTCCGCGATTGAAGTAACGATCGTGAGTACAGCCATGCCGACAATCGTCAATAAACTCGGAGGCTTGGAGCTCATCAGCTGGGTGTACGCCGTCTACTTGTTGACATCCGCTGTGACCACTCCTATTTTCGGAAAGATCGCTGACCTGTTCGGGCGGAAAAAAGTATTTTTAGTGGGGTGCTCCCTTTTCTTGGTAGGATCCATGCTATGCGGTCTCTCACAAAGCATGGAGCAATTGATTCTTTTCCGCGCGATTCAAGGAATTGGGGCGGGTGCCGTCGTCCCGATTACCTTTACGATCATCGGTGACATTTTTACGTTTGAGGAACGTGCTCGTGTGCAAGGTCTTTTTGCTTCCATCTGGGGGGTCGCAGGAATCTTTGGTCCCTTGGTCGGAGGATTCTTCGTAGATTATGTAAGCTGGCACTGGATCTTTTATATCAATATTCCTTTTGGACTGCTCTCCATCTGGTTGATTACGAAAAACCTGCATGAGAATCTGGAAAAAAGAAAACGGAAAATCGATTACGGTGGAGCGATTACCTTCACCATCGGTACTACTGCTCTACTCTATGCGCTGCTGTCTGGAGGCAATGAATACGCTTGGAATTCAGCTCCGATACTCACGCTTTTGATTGTGACCGTTGTGTTTTTAGTCGTGTTTTTTGCGATTCAGAAACGCCACCCAGAGCCGATGATTCCGATCCAGCTGTTTCGTATTCGCGAAGTATCGCTTCCGAATCTGATCTCTTTGCTGGCGAGTGCTATCCTGATCGGCATCACCGCTTACCTCCCCTTGTGGATCCAGGGCGTCTTGGAAAAAGGCGCGATCTATTCGGGCTTGATCCTGATGCCGATGTCTATCGGGTGGCCGATCGGTTCCACGGTTGGTGGCCGCTTGCTCGTTCGCTATGGCGCCAAACCCATTTCGTTTCTCGGCATTCTCTTTCTTGTAATCGGAACCTTTTGCCTGACCTTCATCACGATATCGACTCCACCTTGGGTCATTCTGGGCATTGTCTTCGTTATGGGGCTTGGCTTTGGTCTATCTATCACCATATTTACGATCGTCGTCCAATCTGCCGTCGACTGGAACTTGCGCGGAGTCGCTACCTCGTCCAACACCTTTTTACGGACGCTGGGACAGACATTTGGTGTCGCTGTCATGGGAACGATGTTAAACCAGCAGATCGCAAGTCATTCGGAGGCAGGGGCTCAAGTGCCACCAGCCGTACTCGCTGCTGGTATTCATCAAAACTTTGTCTTGGTGACTGCCTTAGCGCTCGTTTGCTTGGTCATCACTTTCTGGATCCCCAAGAAAAAACCACAACCTGCTCAAGGCTCTCATTGA
- a CDS encoding MarR family winged helix-turn-helix transcriptional regulator: protein MDGKVSIILSVLRLSALINRMGLKLVEGTGLSSVQQWQLLGIISRNEGITLSKLSEETLVTKQNMTGLIERMGKGGWVTTWSDPTDKRLTRVRITEKGKETLEMMQPRTHQSNEVTFQDFREDELEMMDEMLERLSRSLRVQVDGRE from the coding sequence GTGGATGGAAAAGTAAGCATTATCCTAAGCGTGCTGCGCCTGTCTGCCCTGATCAACCGAATGGGCCTAAAGTTGGTGGAAGGAACGGGATTATCTAGCGTTCAACAGTGGCAGTTGCTCGGTATAATTTCTCGCAATGAAGGCATCACGCTAAGCAAGCTAAGTGAAGAGACCCTCGTCACCAAACAAAATATGACGGGACTCATCGAACGCATGGGAAAAGGCGGTTGGGTCACAACCTGGAGCGATCCGACAGACAAGCGGCTGACGCGGGTTCGCATAACGGAGAAAGGGAAAGAAACGTTAGAAATGATGCAGCCGCGAACCCACCAGAGCAATGAAGTGACCTTTCAAGACTTTCGTGAGGATGAGCTTGAAATGATGGACGAGATGCTGGAACGGCTTTCTCGTTCCTTGCGGGTGCAAGTAGATGGGAGGGAGTAG
- a CDS encoding 3-ketoacyl-ACP reductase, giving the protein MDLKGKNALITGAGKGIGRALALALAKEGVRVGLVSRSVADLEQLASTISTQFQTKTSYAPADVSKRDEALAAYNHIKQDLGPLDILINNAGIASFGTVTQMPPEEWDRIIQVNLYGTYHMTYVALPDMIDRNSGSILNIASTAGERGFATGSAYCASKFAVLGFTESVLQEVRKNNIRVTALTPSTVNTELAANAGLKIGEEHRMLQPEDVAELALATLQLPERVFVKTAGIWTTNPQ; this is encoded by the coding sequence ATGGATCTGAAAGGGAAAAATGCGCTGATTACAGGGGCTGGAAAAGGAATCGGACGAGCCCTCGCGCTGGCTCTCGCCAAGGAAGGGGTGCGTGTTGGTCTCGTCTCCCGCTCGGTCGCTGATTTGGAGCAGCTCGCTTCGACGATTTCTACACAATTCCAGACGAAAACGAGCTACGCTCCTGCCGATGTATCCAAACGAGATGAGGCTCTCGCCGCGTACAATCACATCAAGCAAGATCTTGGACCGCTGGATATTTTGATAAACAATGCGGGGATCGCAAGCTTTGGTACGGTCACCCAGATGCCCCCGGAAGAGTGGGACCGCATCATTCAGGTGAATTTGTATGGAACCTATCACATGACCTATGTGGCTTTACCGGATATGATCGACCGAAACAGTGGTTCGATCCTAAATATCGCTTCGACTGCTGGAGAACGCGGTTTTGCAACCGGCTCGGCGTATTGTGCTTCTAAATTTGCTGTACTCGGCTTTACTGAGTCCGTCCTGCAAGAGGTGCGGAAAAATAACATCCGGGTAACCGCCCTCACCCCTAGTACCGTGAATACCGAATTAGCTGCCAATGCTGGTTTGAAGATCGGCGAAGAACATCGTATGCTACAGCCGGAGGACGTCGCTGAGCTGGCTCTCGCCACACTACAATTACCGGAGCGGGTATTTGTCAAGACAGCAGGTATCTGGACGACCAATCCACAATAA
- a CDS encoding sigma-54 interaction domain-containing protein — MIATALGQLLKSFAEHVIIADDSDDALWFDESVAELFPLRTGENVFSALSLPTAKKAKPSLSIQGKDSKEYLLQRHLFAQNEQNLQILLLNCATDVARQQQLKLVCYEEILQSMNEGIVLSDSEGKVLLYNKAQEKLEGMKQEEMVGKYLWDAYKYYDPKLSEHQRVLQTRKPIISRYGVHSCIANITQPVKYSSYPIIKDNQALAVFSISINDFHLKHLLDETIEVKRNIIIPSTFEKRVLHNGTTYTFDNIKGKSPALKKIIREAQNIATHQTDVLIVGETGTGKELFAQSIHNYSKRASSPFVAINCAAIPENLLESTLFGTVKGAFTGATNQMGLFEHAQDGTLFLDEINSMPLMLQSKLIRVLEEREIRRLGTNSVTPIHCKIISASNEDPKKLIENQKLRSDLYYRIARTSLLIPPLRDRVEDLEVLIDYFILTSSRKLNKQIKSLTRELQQILLHYRWPGNIRELAHVIDNLVINADSDDVLLDTEHLPMYLKDFFQSLENQEIYQKTKSTRPIKSAINPAQKRLIQQTLESVNWSVTKAAKILGTTRQNLQYHIRKLGIKNHGEGDQ; from the coding sequence ATGATTGCAACAGCGCTGGGTCAGTTGTTAAAGAGCTTCGCCGAACACGTAATCATTGCCGATGACAGTGACGATGCACTCTGGTTTGATGAATCTGTGGCTGAACTTTTCCCGTTGCGAACAGGGGAAAACGTCTTCTCAGCGTTGTCTCTTCCGACAGCAAAGAAAGCAAAACCGTCCCTTTCCATCCAGGGAAAAGACAGCAAAGAATATTTGCTGCAAAGACATCTGTTTGCGCAAAACGAGCAAAACCTCCAAATCCTTTTGCTCAATTGCGCTACGGATGTCGCCCGGCAGCAGCAGCTCAAACTCGTTTGCTATGAGGAAATTCTCCAATCCATGAACGAGGGAATTGTGCTGAGTGATTCGGAAGGAAAGGTACTTTTGTACAATAAGGCGCAGGAAAAACTGGAGGGAATGAAGCAAGAGGAGATGGTCGGCAAGTATTTGTGGGATGCCTACAAGTACTACGATCCAAAGCTTTCCGAGCACCAACGTGTCCTGCAAACGCGCAAGCCGATCATCAGCCGATACGGTGTGCATTCTTGTATCGCAAACATCACTCAGCCTGTGAAATACAGCTCGTATCCGATAATCAAAGACAATCAGGCTCTCGCCGTCTTTTCCATTAGCATCAACGACTTTCACCTAAAGCATCTGTTGGATGAAACGATCGAAGTCAAACGAAATATCATCATCCCGAGCACCTTTGAGAAGAGGGTGCTGCATAACGGAACGACATACACCTTTGACAATATCAAAGGAAAGAGTCCTGCCCTCAAAAAGATCATTCGGGAAGCGCAAAATATCGCCACTCACCAGACGGATGTGCTGATTGTCGGGGAAACCGGGACTGGGAAAGAATTATTTGCGCAGAGCATTCACAATTACAGTAAACGGGCGAGCAGCCCATTCGTTGCGATCAACTGTGCCGCCATTCCGGAAAACTTACTCGAGAGTACCTTGTTCGGCACGGTCAAAGGTGCATTCACTGGCGCGACCAATCAAATGGGGCTATTCGAGCATGCACAGGACGGCACCCTCTTTTTGGATGAGATCAATTCCATGCCTCTCATGCTGCAATCCAAGCTCATTCGCGTCCTCGAGGAACGGGAAATCAGGAGACTCGGTACCAATTCCGTCACACCGATTCACTGCAAAATCATCAGTGCCTCCAACGAAGATCCGAAAAAATTGATCGAAAACCAAAAGCTGCGTTCCGACCTCTATTACCGAATTGCCCGCACGAGTCTATTGATACCGCCCTTGCGTGATCGCGTAGAAGATCTAGAAGTTCTCATCGATTATTTCATCCTCACCTCCAGCAGAAAGCTGAACAAACAAATCAAGAGCCTGACCCGGGAATTGCAGCAAATTTTGCTTCATTACCGTTGGCCCGGAAATATACGTGAGCTTGCCCATGTTATCGACAATCTCGTCATTAACGCGGATTCGGACGATGTCCTCCTAGATACAGAGCACCTCCCTATGTATTTAAAAGATTTTTTCCAAAGCCTTGAGAATCAAGAGATCTATCAAAAGACCAAAAGCACACGTCCTATCAAATCCGCGATCAATCCAGCGCAAAAACGTCTGATTCAGCAAACGTTGGAGAGCGTCAACTGGAGTGTGACCAAGGCTGCCAAAATTCTCGGAACGACCCGTCAAAATCTGCAATATCACATTCGCAAGCTCGGCATCAAAAACCACGGAGAAGGAGATCAATGA
- a CDS encoding flavin reductase family protein, translated as MGTNRTEMNPSSEQLVDRDTFRNIVGHFTSGVTIITTRQDETNWGITASAFSSVSLDPPMVLVCVNQNTGTCHAISKAKKFGVNILQEKQGDLARKFAQPQTDKFQGTDIEYGELGVPLIQDVLAHFECRVVENVTGGTHSVFLAEVQSAVAYEKAPLTYYRGKFGRFDEAGK; from the coding sequence ATGGGTACAAACCGTACCGAGATGAATCCGAGCAGTGAGCAGTTGGTGGACCGGGACACATTCCGGAACATCGTCGGTCATTTTACGAGTGGGGTTACCATCATTACAACGAGGCAGGATGAAACCAATTGGGGCATTACCGCGAGCGCATTTTCATCCGTTTCCCTCGATCCACCGATGGTACTGGTGTGTGTGAACCAAAATACCGGCACGTGCCACGCGATCTCCAAGGCGAAGAAATTTGGAGTCAATATTCTACAGGAAAAACAAGGGGATCTGGCACGCAAGTTCGCACAACCCCAGACCGATAAGTTTCAGGGAACCGACATTGAATACGGAGAGCTAGGGGTCCCGTTGATCCAAGACGTACTTGCACATTTTGAATGTCGCGTCGTGGAAAATGTAACGGGAGGAACACATAGCGTCTTTCTAGCGGAAGTCCAGAGTGCGGTGGCTTATGAGAAGGCGCCATTGACCTACTACCGTGGAAAGTTCGGACGATTCGACGAAGCTGGCAAATAA
- a CDS encoding 4-hydroxyphenylacetate 3-hydroxylase family protein — MALMTGKQYKESLNDGREVYINGERVKNIAEHPAFHPIIETKARMYDMNHEARYADVCTTKLEDGETICRAYKLPKAKEDLTAIRTYVDTVLDDLGGVVYRVGDETIGEMWSLYDAQDRLNEIDPTYAENIKNHVDRIARLDLFHVSANTDPKGDRSKLFEGKAAGTLLHVVEENDKGIVVRGAKFETAAAYAHQAFVKPTISNWTDQSMTPYACGFIADMGAPGLKHICRTPLSTGKNPVDYPLSTRFDEIDTLLVFDDVLIPWENVLFHGNLESAQYIRKTVHRYSAFNYVLRLQRRADFLLGTALLNVEQTGLTKIPAVQEKISQLICYRETINAHLTAAVANAQKSAGGLMMPNQSLLYTGRLYALTNFPKMAHLCRELVGGQLAVTPDSATIADPQIKEYIDQYYTLDGGWTPEKRTKLLYFARDLLNSAYGGHQITFELFAQAPPFAQYMAAFNHFDLNPVRDMVTKAAHLETDAKAELAMQK; from the coding sequence ATGGCATTGATGACAGGCAAGCAATATAAAGAGTCTTTGAATGATGGACGCGAGGTTTACATCAACGGGGAACGAGTAAAAAACATAGCAGAGCATCCAGCTTTTCATCCGATCATCGAGACGAAAGCGCGTATGTACGACATGAACCATGAAGCGCGTTATGCGGACGTTTGCACGACAAAGCTGGAAGACGGCGAAACCATCTGCCGTGCTTATAAGCTGCCAAAAGCCAAAGAGGATCTGACAGCCATCCGCACCTATGTGGATACGGTGCTGGATGACTTGGGTGGCGTCGTGTACCGGGTAGGCGATGAGACAATCGGTGAAATGTGGTCCCTGTACGACGCACAAGACCGGCTGAACGAAATCGATCCGACGTATGCCGAGAATATCAAAAACCACGTAGACCGAATCGCTCGCCTGGACTTGTTCCACGTATCGGCCAACACAGATCCAAAAGGGGATCGAAGCAAGCTATTCGAAGGAAAAGCAGCAGGAACCTTGTTGCATGTGGTAGAGGAAAATGACAAAGGAATCGTCGTTCGCGGAGCCAAGTTTGAGACTGCTGCCGCCTACGCACACCAGGCGTTTGTAAAGCCAACCATTTCAAACTGGACAGATCAAAGCATGACGCCGTATGCATGTGGCTTCATTGCTGACATGGGTGCGCCCGGTCTCAAGCATATCTGCCGGACCCCGCTCTCAACTGGCAAAAACCCCGTGGATTACCCGCTGTCGACTCGCTTTGATGAGATTGATACGTTGCTCGTTTTCGATGACGTCTTGATTCCTTGGGAAAACGTTTTGTTCCACGGCAATCTGGAGTCTGCTCAATACATTCGAAAAACCGTTCACCGCTACTCGGCCTTTAATTATGTCTTGCGTCTGCAACGTCGAGCAGATTTCTTACTCGGTACTGCGCTGTTGAACGTGGAGCAAACGGGACTGACGAAGATTCCGGCCGTCCAAGAAAAAATCTCCCAGCTCATTTGCTACAGGGAAACAATCAATGCCCATTTGACTGCAGCTGTCGCGAATGCACAAAAAAGCGCAGGTGGACTAATGATGCCGAACCAGTCGCTGTTGTATACAGGCCGCCTCTATGCGTTGACCAACTTCCCGAAAATGGCCCATCTGTGCCGGGAGCTCGTTGGCGGTCAGCTCGCAGTCACCCCAGATTCCGCGACCATCGCTGATCCGCAAATTAAAGAATACATCGATCAATACTACACGCTAGATGGCGGTTGGACCCCAGAGAAGCGCACGAAATTGCTCTACTTCGCACGCGATCTTCTGAATTCCGCATATGGAGGGCATCAGATTACGTTTGAACTGTTTGCGCAAGCGCCACCTTTTGCACAATACATGGCCGCATTTAACCATTTTGATCTGAACCCGGTACGCGACATGGTCACGAAAGCCGCCCATCTCGAAACGGACGCAAAAGCCGAATTGGCCATGCAAAAATAG